The genome window gttttggttatagcctttctttgtgttttatttctatgttgggctcgggggtgatttcccaatcagacagctgtcgcttgttatgtctgattgggaatcacatttaagttccttttcccccacgatgtttgtgggttgttgcctcttttgtttgagcaagttaacgtttcgtctattctttgtctgttttggtaacgtgtttatttgtgtctaaataaacatgtgttgctcccagctgcgttttggtgcgcttccttatcacccgacgacgagcgttacaccAACTTTGTCAAGTGTCCCACTTAACCAATACTCACCCTACTCCTGGCTCtataaataaatgaaatcattGAAAATACTACACCAGCATAAGTTAGCCACAGAGGTTCAATAGCTTATTTTAAAAAGCTAGAAGGTATTTAGCATTTTTTCAAAATACAATTGAGGGAAAAATCTGTTTGAATAGGTGAGTGGCACTGGAAAGTTGGTGGACTATAATTTTGTAAACCTTTTGATCTGCGTGTCCACTCTTTTCATTGGCCAATACTACTGGTTGCATTTAAGATGAGTCATTCGTTTTATTGATCTCAGCACGTACATTTCAGAGTAGCTTGTGATTTTGCTAATTTGTGTGGTATAACAAATATTAATGtatgtctccagtcatgtaaaatgacatagaattgcaggaaattattttTTAGAAAATTCATTTTTTTCTCCTGACCTACAAACCCCTCAGCACCTGGTCTTTAGGACTGAGCCCCGAATGTTATGAAACTATGGTGACGGCCCTGCCCAACCCTGCTATCCTAATGGACTCGCCTCTTCTTCAGTGTGCCATAGAGGACGAATAGGAGAGCTCCAGCTGCCAACACAGCCACCACCCCCACAACGGGAGCCCAGGGAAACACTGGTTTACCTGGGAGAGGACGAATTACCAGATAAAGACACAGCTACTCACATCAGAACATTTAACCTACAACCCTGGTGAAGGTGACCATCTACAGAAGTTGACTAGTTGAGACCAGCCCATTAGGAGAAATATAAACCAGCCCATCTGACATTTGTTAGACCGACAATATTAATTAAATGGATATCTTACCTGATATACTGAGACTCACAGGTGCAGAGTCAAGTGGTCCGTATTGATTCTCAGCCTTACAGAAGTACTGCCCACTGTCCTCATTGCTGATGTTAAGGATGATGTAATTCTGCCCTGATCCTGTTTCTGAGAACCCCGTCCGTTCTTCATTtttcttgtaccaggtgtatttaTCCACTGGTGGcttggcatcactgctgcaggtcagagtcactgatctgccctccactatttcaccagagggactgactgtgactgacactgaggtgttctCTGGGAAGTCTGGAGGAGAAAACGATGAAGACAGTTTGTAACCTCTAGATTAACACCCACAGCTGACGTTGTGGTGACATTGAGCTGTTTATGGCATGTTATTTAGCGCATGCTGACTGGGGTCCTTCCACTCCAGAGGGGGTTACTACGAAGCAGggtcaatgagttagccagctaacttgcctaaatattctAAAATATTGTTTTATTTCTTAGAAAAAAAAGCTTAAAATGACATGGTCTAATTGACTTTACAACCAACAACACATTGAAGTTCAGCTTTCTTAATGAATCAGAAAATCAATGGTTATTTCtagttgtttatcaaagttaccTTTAGTATACCCCTTTGTTGTTTTTCAAGCTAATGCTAAGATGTAGGTCAGTAAACAAAACCATATTTTGGTTGCTGACTCAGAACCAATAGATGATTTGATAGGGACATAAACAGatgaaatgcatacatttctaatATCCTCTCTAAGCCCTCTACTCACATCCCACTACAAGGATCACTGCCGGACCAGGGGAATCCTCTCTGCCGCTCACCGCACAGGAGTAGCTGCCTGCATCCTCCCTGCCTACCGGGTCTATTTCCAGGTAGTTGGCCATAACCTTGACCTTGGTGGTGTAGTTCAAAGGTTGTGTCCCTGTACCAGGTGTAGGTGGGATTCTCGCTCATGAAGCAGGAGCCACAGGTCAGGACAGCCCACTCGCCGTCCAAAGCTAGGTCAGGTGTCAAATCAACATGTAGCCCTGGGTAGAGTGGGGGTCATTTTGATTtagttttgatttgatttcaaacaAAATAGCTTTATTAGATCAAGTCAAACCCAGGAAAATAACAGACAGTAACGTAAAGCATAATTGTCACGttctggccagtatataaggttaattgtttgtagtttggtcagggcgtgacagagggtatttgttttatgtggttcagggtggtgtgtttggtttgggggtgattgttctgtgttcagccctaggctttgccagactgtttagttgttcgttcgttctcttggtttgttattttgtattcattttggaaagttaataaataaaaatgagcatacacgtacctgctgcgtattggtctacattttcagacgacgatttcgttatatcgtcggaagacgaggacgaagacaaccgtgacaataataGATTCTCCTCCCAAAGCTTCCAGAAGATTCTCCTCTTATATTGTGTCTCAAAATTACGGAGACATCCGTTGACGGACAGCGGGATGATTGTCAGTCAAAAAACACGTGCTTTTGTTGGCCTTTGTGCAGACTTTGTGCGAATACAATAGAAAATAGCTGTCTTAAGTTGAACATTTGACGGACAAAAACGGACAGTGATGAATTGTCACGTTTAACCTGACTCCTGGATTCCCCATCCACCCCCCAGGAGTGACATTAGTCCCAAACAGGAAGCTGAAGGTGCCTGAAttgctctctctcaggtctgtgattctaAGCGTGTAAGAGCAGGGTATGGTCAAAGAAGAGCCCTTTAAAACCCTAGGATGCATATGTCGGGTCAAAATGACCCGGCCTAATGTTTTTTTGCTTTATTGATCCCCCCAAAATGTCATCTAATATTCCAGGAATTCATTAAATACGGTGTATTTAATGTTCCAACATTCtagttttgttttttaatttcttatttttttaagtaaaaataGTTTTTGCATCGCTACCCCAAGTTTTCATATGTGGGTCAAATATGACCCGTAGGTATTTCCTATGGAATTCACTACATTGCACTCGTCAAACTGACCTTTCTTTTTGCTGCAACAATAAAATCAATGTAATTAATAAAGTATTTATTAAATATCTTATTTTTAATGTTCGGTAATCACAGTTTTTGTTTCTCCTTTTTAACTCATTGAGTAAAATGAGTTTTTGCATAACTACCCCAAGTTTACATATGTCGGGTAAAAAAATTACCCATACACATTTCTCATGGAATTTGATAGGAACCTTTGATCCTAGTACATTTTTCCAGTCAGGAATATATTTACAGTGGACAACACATCTGCAGTCAACAATTTCACAATACTGGAAGACAATTATGCTCATCATCTGATACATGCAAGTATTTTACAAAAAGTTGACCTCACAAAACATTTGATGTCTTCAGATAAAAAAATATTCTATAACATTTGCACGTCCATCATTACAGAAGTTAGAGAGAAATGTATACTATATAATAATAATCTATCTATCTAGCCTGATCTTGATCTTAGCCAGCTAGCCATGCAGCTAGTATAAGTTAGTCTGTTTGTCGGTTGGTCGGATATAATGTTTCGCCCCAAAAATTTAATCAGCCAGCTaatcagagagaggggggtgggggtaggGGAGTAGTTGGAAGACGACTAGGAGAATGTGGGAGGGGGGGTCTAAACTTAGCCACACTAATGCTAAAATAATTGGAGTATTGGGAAAACCACAATATGTTTTATGAGTTTTACTTACTTTTCAAATGATTGATGCGCGTATACAACTATTGTCTACCTTGTTGTGTTTCACTATTCACTGTGTTGTAAATGGCTCATAAGAATGCTGCCAGATATACAACCAACATGGTTTTACAGATGCTGGATGAGGAAGCCATTGGTGCCTCTGACTCAGAATCTGAGGTATCCAATTCAGATGACACAGACTATGTGCCTGTGGGTCAAGTTGGAGTTGTGGATGCACCTGGTTGTCCAGCTGTCCTAGATGATTCTACAGATGGGGAGGACTCCTCTGAGGAGAGTTGTGGATGCCCCTGGTAGTCCAGCTGTCCTAGATGATTCTACAGATGGGGAGGACTCCTCTGAGAGGAGTGAAAACCAGTCAAATAAAAGGGGTCTTACTGGAGTGAACATCCCCCCCACTAAAGGCAGGACCAGAAGCCATAACATCCTGAGGAGCTGCCCAAGGTCTGTGCCGGGGTCAACAGTTGTGTCACCAAAAGATGCCTGCGAGCTGTTCATTAGTGACAACATCATTGAGGAGGTCCTAAAGTGTACAAATTTAGAAGGACTGAGAAAAGCGACAGCAAAAGggacagagtggagagaggtCAACAAAGAGGAACTAAAGGCCTTTATGTGTTTAACCCTCCTCGCCGGCATGGAGAACAGCTGGAATGTCTCCACACGGGAGCCAAATTTTGGATCCACTGCAGAATCCAATGTATAAGGTCACCAAGTCGGTCGGAAGATATGAGGATATCCGTCGCTACCTGAGGCTTGATGACAAGAGGACCAGAGTGTTCAGAGAGGCAACGGACCACCTGGCAGCCTTCCAGTATGTGTGGGACCTTTTCTTAGCAAACTGTAGAGGAAGGTTCATCCCCAGCGACTGGATGAGCAGCTTGTGCCGTTCCGGGGCAGAAGCAGGTTCACACAGTACATGCCCAGCAAACCTGCCAAATATGGCATACAGATCTTCTGGGTGTGTGACGCAAGAGTCCCATTTGCCATTGATGGCATAGTCTACACAGGCTGACAGCCAGCAGAGGAGGTTCAGAACAACCTTGGAGAGAGCGTTGTCCAAAAGTTGTTCAGTGGAATGAGACAAACAGGTGAAATAGTACGCTCTGTAAGTATTATTTCAATACCTCGCTCAGCCTTGTTTATCTTTTGTAGTGTGTATTTTAGATAGACATTTTAATCATTATTGTGAGATGTTGCTATCTTGAATCCAGAAAGAATTTAATAGAAATTCCAAATGTATAATTTTGGAAATAAAGTAAATTGACAATTTGTCCCTTTGTTTTGAATCACAAGTCGCAACATCACAATGGACAACTTCTTTACTAGTGTACCTCTGGGAAAATAACTTGACAATTGTGGGGACTCTATGACAAAACAAGCCAGACATACCAACAATTATGAAGCCATCCAAGTTCAGGAAAGTGCATCGCTCCGAGTTTGGTTTTAATGGCAACTTGGCCATGGTGAGTTATGTGCTGAAGCAGCGCAAGGCTGTTGCCCTCCTGAGAACCCTGCATGACAACAAAGCGGTGGATGAGGCCTGTGCGAAGAAGAAGCCAGAGATGATCCAATACAATAACTGCACAAAAGGAGGAGTGGACATTATGGATCAGATGGTGCGTAATTACACATGCAAACGCCAGTCAAGGAGGTGGCCAATGGTGCTGTGGTACAACCTGCTGGATGTTGCCACCTCAATGCTTACACCATATTTATGGCACAGAAGCCCAACTTCATGGTAGGTGTGAACAGCACCTAAAAGCTGTTCATCAAGGAGCTGGTCAAAGAGATTGTGATCCCACACATGCAGAGGCTCATAGAAGGCTGTTGCAACCTACCAAAGGTCATCACTGAGGAAATGGAAAGATGTAGGGTGATGAGAGAGCCATGCCACCACCACTCACAGCAGCCAGGGCCATAAGAAGAAGAGGCGCCAGCTCTGCCCAAGCGCAAAGGATAGAAAAGTCAGCTGCTGGTGATCTCAGTGCAACACACCCGTCTGCAAAGAGCACAGTCACATGCTTGTTGTTTGTAACAAATGCATGGACTAAGACagcataacacacacatacagacacacacactttgttaATTTTAGTGTTCATGTTTTCTAAATTCACAATTGTTAGTGATGTTATTTATATTGATGATGAACTTTGGattttcaaataaatgttttgaaatgttATAAAACATGTTTAAGgtagtttttgttttgttattcacaATTATATTGATTATAAGAAAAATATACTAATATTTTCAATAGCCGTTCTGAATTATCATAATATGTTATCGTTGAAATGTGTATCAAACTGTTGAAGAGAGACCAAAAACATTTCAAACAGTAAAATAATTATTGAAAGGTCCAAATCATCACTCAAAATAATTATGTTCCACAAAATGGATAATATTTTAGACCCATCTAAATAAAACACAGATATTACATTATCGGGTCATCTTGACTCGTCAGGTTTACTATGCATCCTAGGGTCACACATCAGGATGCTGAATAGTAATTCCATCGTTAATGAATTGATACTGAAGATGGTCACACTCTATATACTATGAGAGGTCAACCTCTTGTggtgaatttgtttttaactgacaaaCTAAAAAATAAGTTCCAAGAAGTAAGAAGTACATTTGTGGTGTTGAAATCTGTGCCATCTGCTCCAAGAGAGTTTCGAGTTCCTTTTCTGTGAAACCAACGAAAGAGAAGTACTGTGAGGTTTAGTTTTCAAATGAACACAGTACCAATAAATCCAGATCATTCctttaccaataccaataccagtaccaataaatccagatcattcctttaccaataccaataccagtaccaataaatccagatcattcctttaccaataccaataccagtaccaataaatcCAGATCATTCCTTTTCAAATGAACACAGTACCAATAAATCCAGATCATTCctttaccaataccaataccagtaccaataaatccagatcattcctttaccaataccaataccagtaccaataaatccagatcattcctttaccaataccaataccagtaccaataaatccagatcattcctttaccaataccaataccagtaccaataaatccagatcattcctttaccaataccagtaccaataaatccagatcattcctttaccaataccaataccagtaccaataaatccagatcattcctttaccaataccaataccagtaccaataaatccagatcattcctttaccaataccaataccagtaccaataaatccagatcattcctttaccaataccaataccagtaccaataaatccagaacattcctttaccaataccaataccagtaccaataaatccagatcattcctttaccaataccagtaccaatatatccagatcattcctttaccaataccaataccagtaccaataaatccagatcattcctttaccaataccaataccagtaccaataaatccagatcattcctttaccaata of Salmo trutta chromosome 1, fSalTru1.1, whole genome shotgun sequence contains these proteins:
- the LOC115207668 gene encoding B-cell receptor CD22-like isoform X3, which gives rise to MANYLEIDPVGREDAGSYSCAVSGREDSPGPAVILVVGYFPENTSVSVTVSPSGEIVEGRSVTLTCSSDAKPPVDKYTWYKKNEERTGFSETGSGQNYIILNISNEDSGQYFCKAENQYGPLDSAPVSLSISGKPVFPWAPVVGVVAVLAAGALLFVLYGTLKKRRVH
- the LOC115207668 gene encoding B-cell receptor CD22-like isoform X2, with amino-acid sequence MANYLEIDPVGREDAGSYSCAVSGREDSPGPAVILVVGYFPENTSVSVTVSPSGEIVEGRSVTLTCSSDAKPPVDKYTWYKKNEERTGFSETGSGQNYIILNISNEDSGQYFCKAENQYGPLDSAPVSLSISGLHVDLTPDQVVDGEWAVLTCGSYFIRENPTYTWYRDTTFDLHQQGQGYGQLPGTRPGRQGGCRQLLLCGERQRGFPWSGSDPCSGILPREHLSVSHSQLLW